The sequence ATGTCTGAATTCCAGTCAGCGGTGCATGCCAATTGGCGTGCCGTCGTCGATGATCTTCTCGCGCGCTCGGAGCGCGCCGACTCCGACGTACCTGCCTTCACCCATGCGCAGCGGCTCTACCTGCAGCTTGCGCGGCCCATCATGATGATGGACGGCTACGCGCTCATCGCCGCGCCCGACATGAAGTCGAAGACCATCTTGGAAGACGAGCTGGGCACCCACATCGCTCAGGCACTCACGCGCACCCTCGGCCGGCCGTTTTCCCTCGCCGTCACCGTCGCGCCGCCCGAGCAGGAAGTAGGAGGGGAGCAGGCGGCGAGCCCGCAGGCATCGGCAAGCGCGGCGTCGCCGAACCCGGCTCCGCCCAGCCCGGCACCGAACCCCGCGCCGGAGCAAACCCCGTCCAGTGGCGGCTACGGGGCTGGACCTGCGTATTCCTACAGCACCCCGGCACAACCGCAGGCCGGATGGCAGCCCACCCAAGCGCAGGCGCCGGCGAGCCTCGACGAGTTGGCGGACCAGTTCAACCAGCAGCAAGCCGAGCGGGCAAGCGAATCCCAGGGCTACGGCTCCAGCGCCGGCGCGGGGCCTGCCGATGGCGGCGCGGCCAACCGCATGAACCAGCAGCGCGCGGCGGAGGACCCGCAGCGCAACCAATCGTTGAACCCGAATCACACGTTCGACAGCTTCGTCATCGGCTCGTCGAACCGTTTTGCCAACGGCGCGGCGGTGGCCGTGGCGGAAAATCCCGCGCGCGCCTACAACCCGCTATTCATCTGGGGCGGCTCCGGTCTGGGCAAGACCCACCTTCTGCACGCGGCGGGCAACTACGCGCAGTACCTGCACAAAGGCCTGCGGGTGAAGTACGTGTCGTCGGAGGAATTCACCAACGACTACATCAACTCGCTGCGCGATGACCGCCAGGAATCGTTCAAGCGGCGCTACCGCAACCTGGACATCCTCATGGTCGACGACATCCAGTTCCTGGAGGGCAAGGAGTCGACGCAGGAGGAGTTCTTCCACACCTTCAACGCGTTGCACCAGGCGAACAAGCAGATCATCTTGTCCTCCGACCGGCCGCCGAAGCAGCTGACCACACTGGAGGATCGCCTGCGCACCCGCTTCGAGGGCGGACTTATCACCGACATCCAGCCGCCGGACCTAGAAACGCGCATCGCCATCTTGATGAAGAAGGCGGAGTCCGACGGGACCACGATTGACCGCTCCGTGCTAGAGCTCATCGCCTCGCGCTTTGATTCGTCGATCCGTGAGCTCGAGGGCGCGCTCATCCGCGTGTCCGCCTACTCCTCGCTGGTCAATGAGCCGATCAACATGGAGATGGCCGAGATCGCGCTGCGGGACCTGGCACCAGATTCGTCCAATGTCATCATCACACCGACCACGATCATGGAGGTCACCGCCGATTACTTCGACATCGACGTGGCCACGCTGACCGGCGCCGGGAAGAAGCGCGCGGTGGCGCACGCCCGGCAGTTGGCGATGTATCTGTGCCGCGAGCTCACCGAGCTGTCCCTGCCGAAGATCGGCGATGAGTTCGGCGGAAAAGATCACACGACGGTCATCTACGCGGATCGCAAGATCCGCAAAGAGATGACAGAAAACCGCAACACCTATGACGAGATCCAGACGCTGACACAGCGCATCAAGGCAAGCGGCCGGGCCTAGTCCTCGCCGCCGGGTCTGACGCTCTCCGCCCGCACTCATCCACTGGGTGTGGGCGGTGTCGTCGTTTTCGGGCGCCGCGCACAGTAAAACCGGCAGGTGGCAGGCAGGGAAGGGTTGTCCACAGAAATTTTCACACCTGTGTAATTACACCGTTGTGTTTTCGTCTGATCGATCACAATCTGGGTTTTCACACCCAGTCGCCGCTGGTCAGAGATCTGTGATCACAGATGTGTCATTCCGGTTATCAAACGGGGCTGGCTGTGATCAAATTGGAATTACAAGAATTTATCCACAGACGCGGCGAGTTGATCACAGGCTGATCACACGGATCCGCACAGCCGAGTTTTGTCATTTACCTCGCGGTTTCGCCGCCATCCACAGGATCCACAGCTCCTATTACTACTGCTATCTCTTTAAATCCCGATCTCTAGGAGAAATGGGGATGTGTGTAATTCGTGCGGCCCGGGCGGCGAGTGACAAGACTCCGCGCCCTACCGCTGGCGGCGTGACGGTAGGAGGCATGCGGTAAGTTGGTAGCTGCTTTTGATTTGGAAACCCCGACCCGAGGAGCGGATCTCGCTATGGCCACTGAAGATGTGTCATTCCGCGTCGCGAAGGACGACTTCGAAGGCGCCGTCAGCTGGGTGGCCCGCAGTCTGCCGTCCAAGGTGACGCAGCCGATCCTGCGCGCCATGCTCATCAAGGTCGACGAGGACGGCTTGGAACTCGCCGGCTTCGACTACGAGGTCTCCACGCGCGTGCGGATCCCGGCCGAGATCGAAAACCCGGGCACCATCGCCGTGGCCGGCAAGCTCATCGCGGGCATCGTTGCGGTGCTGCCCAACAAGGACGTCGATGTCCGCGTGGTCGACGGCAGCAAGGTGCTCGTGGTCTGCGGCGCGTCCCGCTTCGAGCTGCCGCTCATCCCGCTCGACGATTACCCGCAGCTGCCCACCCTGCCGGAGCTGACCGGCACCATTGATCCGCAGCTGTTCGTCGAGGCCATCACCCAGGTCGTGGCCGCCGCTGGCAAGGACGACACTTTGCCGATGCTCACCGGCGTGCACATGGAAATCGATGGCTCCGAAATCCAGCTCGCCGCCACCGACCGTTTCCGTCTGGC is a genomic window of Corynebacterium massiliense DSM 45435 containing:
- the dnaA gene encoding chromosomal replication initiator protein DnaA, which produces MSEFQSAVHANWRAVVDDLLARSERADSDVPAFTHAQRLYLQLARPIMMMDGYALIAAPDMKSKTILEDELGTHIAQALTRTLGRPFSLAVTVAPPEQEVGGEQAASPQASASAASPNPAPPSPAPNPAPEQTPSSGGYGAGPAYSYSTPAQPQAGWQPTQAQAPASLDELADQFNQQQAERASESQGYGSSAGAGPADGGAANRMNQQRAAEDPQRNQSLNPNHTFDSFVIGSSNRFANGAAVAVAENPARAYNPLFIWGGSGLGKTHLLHAAGNYAQYLHKGLRVKYVSSEEFTNDYINSLRDDRQESFKRRYRNLDILMVDDIQFLEGKESTQEEFFHTFNALHQANKQIILSSDRPPKQLTTLEDRLRTRFEGGLITDIQPPDLETRIAILMKKAESDGTTIDRSVLELIASRFDSSIRELEGALIRVSAYSSLVNEPINMEMAEIALRDLAPDSSNVIITPTTIMEVTADYFDIDVATLTGAGKKRAVAHARQLAMYLCRELTELSLPKIGDEFGGKDHTTVIYADRKIRKEMTENRNTYDEIQTLTQRIKASGRA